The genomic window CTCTAAAATATGGAATAATGAGTATACCTACACTGTTGCTATTCAAAAACGGAAAGCTTGCAGATAGAATCGTTGGAGCATTGCCTCCAGACATGCTGAAAGATTGGGTGGAAAGATATCTATGAGGAATGTTGTTGGCATAATTTTTTTATTTATCCTCTTTTCTGTATTATTTTCGGCAGGTTGCATACAATCCGACAGTGATATAGAAATATCTTCCATTACGTGGATGAGCTATGAAGCGGGCTTGCAGAAAGGTGGCAATGAAGGGAAGCCAATACTGATAGATTTTTATGCAGATTGGTGCGGGCCGTGTAAGCAGATGGATGCTACCACATATGAAAACCCGGAGGTAATAAAGGCGGTGACGGAGTCTTTTGTAGCTGTTAAAGTTAACGTGGATGAATGGCAATTCATATCTTATCAATATGAAATATACCGTATACCAACCACAGTTTACTTGGATTCTCATGGAAACGAAGTGTATAGGACAATCGGTTACAGAAGCGCATCACGGTTTTTGACAGATATGGAGGAGTGCTTAAACAGAATGAGTTAGGTTCTAAATTTTGGATTGGATATTGTAAAAAAGAGACCGATCCTGCCGGGCTGCAACAGTCAAAGTATTTCACAACGGACTGTGAACTTTCCCTTCCAATTCAAGCTCTTTTACTATAGCCTTGACTTTCTCCAAAACATCATTCGGGCTTTCTCCTATGACGCGTATCATCGCTTCTTTTCCAACACCACCTTTATCCCATACTACGTCGGGAACGAAACCCATCTCTTTTACCACATGGTCAGTCCCCCATTCCATTGTTGACCTGCCCGCCGGCTCATCCTTTCTATCAAAATTTCCAACTTTGAGGCCGATGGCATGACAGGCGTTTATGGTATCAACTGAATAAGCAATATTCATGGCTGCCCTTATGCTGGCATCGTGCTTCATGCAGGCAAGAAGAACAGATGAAATGTGCTTTGAGGTACCAAATCTGCACTCGCCAGCCTGAAACGGTTTTTTTGCTCTTACTATCCTCCCGTCTATACCGCATATATCACCGTAACTGGATGCATCTGCCATTGCATATACAAAATTTATTCCAACCTCCGGGATCAGTGAGACAGGCAGAAATGACAACAATTCATCCACTGCGTCCTGAAGAGACAGCCATA from Candidatus Thermoplasmatota archaeon includes these protein-coding regions:
- a CDS encoding thiamine-phosphate synthase family protein, coding for WLSLQDAVDELLSFLPVSLIPEVGINFVYAMADASSYGDICGIDGRIVRAKKPFQAGECRFGTSKHISSVLLACMKHDASIRAAMNIAYSVDTINACHAIGLKVGNFDRKDEPAGRSTMEWGTDHVVKEMGFVPDVVWDKGGVGKEAMIRVIGESPNDVLEKVKAIVKELELEGKVHSPL
- a CDS encoding thioredoxin domain-containing protein — encoded protein: MRNVVGIIFLFILFSVLFSAGCIQSDSDIEISSITWMSYEAGLQKGGNEGKPILIDFYADWCGPCKQMDATTYENPEVIKAVTESFVAVKVNVDEWQFISYQYEIYRIPTTVYLDSHGNEVYRTIGYRSASRFLTDMEECLNRMS